AGTGATAACAGGGGGATTAACATATTAAAATTCAATAAGAATTATGATGAGTGGGTGTTATCAAAACCGATAACAGCTAAAAAGAGGGTGTTATCAAAAGTGAGTACAGAAGTGTTATCAAAACCGATAACAAAAGTGTTATCAAAATTGATACCCACAAAAGAAAAGAAAGAAAAGAAAGAAAGCCCACCTTTTATTTTACCTGATTTTATACCATTAGAAGCATGGCAAGCATATATGGCGGTAAGGGTTAAAAAACGTGCCGCCCAAACACCATACGCCTTTCGTTTAATTATAAAAGAACTTGAAAAGATTAAGAAAAACAACGGGCATGATCCAATAGATGTTTTGAATAAATCTATTAAAAACGGATGGACTGACGTTTACCCGCTTAAAGATTGTGACACAGGAGCCGTAAAAAAGACATGGTAGGCACAGCCCTTGAAATGTATGAAGTTATGGACGCAGAAAATCTTGACCACCT
This sequence is a window from Syntrophales bacterium. Protein-coding genes within it:
- a CDS encoding replication protein, translated to MANPQTEDGFTKIANEIMDALCHIRIPGEEMQVLNAILRKTYGWNKCEDSISLGQLSQMTGINRPNVARALKSLLSKKIASVIKSDNRGINILKFNKNYDEWVLSKPITAKKRVLSKVSTEVLSKPITKVLSKLIPTKEKKEKKESPPFILPDFIPLEAWQAYMAVRVKKRAAQTPYAFRLIIKELEKIKKNNGHDPIDVLNKSIKNGWTDVYPLKDCDTGAVKKTW